Proteins from one Deinococcus sp. AB2017081 genomic window:
- a CDS encoding DNA repair ATPase: MTEPTAPPAATPAPEAATDQAVAQGGAYEVLRRRLSALAERVQGVADDLNARRIAEFGRSGMTLAGRVRIRTEHNSVGRDIVGVGDMLCFGFNVFLGLKAQTRREDVFALHRLVEVDGGYDVQPVELAGSFLADPTFVRDFEELYAYYKDARLLQLTVQGGWLLAAFQIGARSSDMRVFRWSLPAAGGASYVDARGERELAPPAPFDFEWVRAGRELEVSGRHPHLNILDTLFVETSGGDLTVKIENNTETGQGIYAEPVEDTTQSLDDARFEYARVGSLILLRVLPYRETVWRGLVYNTVTRRVVRLDAITQACIQLPEDHGIIFPGGYYLQGGEHRAFDAAMQGMAFRRALRSPNGEDVLYEFYERESGRSALFVYNVIRRELGSPLFAHGCATLPDGRMVLFHAEGDEATRVHQMQVWHTPFVSDEFAAARPPAATFLGRVGNAELVRGVSDLYDLARSMAHPDVSAERYARLTAATRRLPETHHWFTAPDVGDLGGLLHEVTATGEAVLDEFEKVQAIRAASEAALAEVTAAQRSLLGRVQPEAWTRIQEFVDVLGELSALRGRLLTVRERRYVDTDAIDALTAAVQDAHARTGAATGAFLAGPRALAPLGEELSTVEARAGAAGTARELGAELEALGRLSGQLDTLSELLSSLPAEDATQRTAVVETISALYARVNGARARTEQRRRSLGSAEAVAGFAAQLGLYGQAVTGALALATTPERADEQLARLLVTLEELEGQFGEHEDFLPDILAKREETLELLGAHRQALLDDRQRRAQALADAAARILEGLGRRTERLGTPDELNAFFAGDPLILKLRDLAGRLRDLKDSVKADDLEARLTAARDQAVRAQRDRAELFEGGGAVIRLGPRHRFSVNTQPLDLTLLPRPDGLAVHLTGTEYLEPLRNPALDGQRALWGATVESESPEVPRAEYLAGELLRAAETGEGGLGVDALTRASADPAAWARTMREFAAPRYREGYETGIHDHDAALILRALLPLRRAAGPLVWPPRARALAALYWADPGADPGADHAAWAARIASAHAMRELFGHASALDDATADLGAAIAAHAGARGLPHTPADVHHAAASLVGELHAPQPVIGFTRAAAELRAALEARLDAAGQRDGFRAALAGLEGDPAGRWALVTHWLDALAATPEFAARARFVPEAAALLLCGDALRHEIRDVTLDARVEGLLSEHPRIVGGTLDMAVDDTLARLDVHRREFVPAFRAFHTARQDVIRHEREALRLDEFRARPLTSFVRNRLINDVYLPLIGDNLAKQMGTAGEGKRSDLMGLLMLISPPGYGKTTLMEYVANRLGLVFMKIGGPALGHGVRSLDPAQAPDATSRQELEKLNLALEMGNNVMLYVDDIQHTHPEFLQKFISLTDGTRRIEGVWRGGTKTYDLRGRKFAVVMAGNPYTESGEVFRVPDMLANRADIYNLGDVLGGVEDAFLLSYIENSLTSNPVLAPLATRDLNDVYTLVDRALGRDTTGRPLSHTYSAAEAAELIATLQRVIRVRDVLARVNAAYIASAAQADAYRTEPPFRLQGSYRNMTKLAEKVSPVMNDAELDQLITDHYRGEAQLLTTGAEENLLKLAELRGTLTPVEAERWAQIRADYLRHRRMGSADTDTGQRMVAQLADIASGLQGLGHAPAAPPPEALADALGHTLGPVLADLSGALHALAQARPEPTPLPPPPPAPPSDLPDALRASIEPLVASIAASAGRQDQVNAAILHLVDAILKRQTYLKTPTPPRPGVGRSED, encoded by the coding sequence ATGACCGAACCGACCGCCCCACCCGCCGCGACCCCCGCCCCCGAGGCCGCCACCGACCAGGCCGTGGCGCAGGGCGGCGCGTACGAGGTGCTGCGCCGGCGGCTGAGCGCCCTGGCCGAGCGGGTGCAGGGCGTGGCGGACGACCTGAACGCCCGCCGGATCGCGGAGTTCGGCCGCAGCGGCATGACCCTGGCGGGCCGCGTACGCATCCGCACCGAGCACAACAGCGTGGGCCGCGACATCGTGGGCGTGGGCGACATGCTGTGCTTCGGCTTCAACGTGTTCCTGGGCCTCAAGGCGCAGACGCGCCGGGAGGACGTGTTCGCCCTGCACCGCCTGGTCGAGGTGGACGGCGGGTACGACGTGCAGCCGGTGGAGCTGGCCGGGTCGTTCCTGGCCGACCCCACCTTCGTGCGGGATTTCGAGGAGCTGTACGCGTATTACAAGGACGCGCGGCTGCTGCAGCTGACCGTGCAGGGCGGGTGGCTGCTCGCGGCGTTCCAGATCGGGGCGCGCAGCAGCGACATGCGGGTGTTCCGCTGGTCGCTGCCGGCGGCGGGCGGCGCGTCGTACGTGGACGCCCGCGGCGAGCGGGAGCTCGCGCCGCCCGCACCCTTCGACTTCGAGTGGGTGCGGGCCGGGCGCGAGCTGGAGGTGAGCGGCCGGCACCCGCACCTGAACATCCTGGACACGCTGTTCGTGGAGACGAGCGGCGGCGACCTGACGGTGAAGATCGAGAACAACACCGAGACCGGGCAGGGGATCTACGCCGAGCCGGTCGAGGACACCACGCAGTCGCTCGACGACGCCCGCTTCGAGTACGCGCGCGTGGGCTCGCTGATCCTGCTGCGGGTGCTGCCGTACCGCGAGACGGTGTGGCGCGGGCTGGTGTACAACACCGTCACGCGGCGGGTGGTGCGGCTGGACGCGATCACGCAGGCGTGCATCCAGCTTCCGGAGGATCACGGGATCATCTTCCCCGGCGGGTACTACCTGCAGGGCGGTGAGCACCGCGCCTTCGACGCGGCCATGCAGGGGATGGCGTTCCGGCGGGCGCTGCGTTCGCCGAACGGCGAGGACGTGCTGTACGAATTCTACGAGCGCGAGAGCGGGCGGTCGGCGCTGTTCGTGTACAACGTGATCCGCCGCGAGCTGGGCAGTCCGCTGTTCGCGCACGGCTGCGCCACGCTGCCGGACGGCCGCATGGTGCTGTTCCACGCCGAGGGCGACGAGGCCACCCGCGTGCACCAGATGCAGGTGTGGCACACGCCCTTCGTGAGTGACGAGTTCGCCGCGGCGCGCCCGCCCGCCGCGACGTTCCTGGGCCGGGTGGGCAACGCGGAACTCGTGCGCGGCGTGTCCGACCTGTACGACCTCGCGCGGAGCATGGCGCACCCGGACGTGTCGGCCGAGCGCTACGCCCGCCTGACCGCCGCGACGCGCCGCCTGCCCGAGACGCACCACTGGTTCACCGCCCCCGACGTGGGCGACCTGGGCGGGCTGCTGCACGAGGTCACCGCGACCGGCGAGGCGGTGCTCGACGAGTTCGAGAAGGTGCAGGCGATCCGCGCGGCCTCGGAGGCGGCGCTCGCGGAGGTCACGGCGGCGCAGCGCTCGCTGCTGGGGCGCGTGCAGCCGGAGGCGTGGACGCGCATCCAGGAGTTCGTGGACGTGCTGGGGGAACTGTCGGCCCTGCGCGGCCGGCTGCTGACGGTGCGCGAGCGCCGCTACGTGGACACGGACGCCATCGACGCCCTGACGGCCGCCGTGCAGGACGCCCACGCGCGCACGGGCGCGGCGACCGGCGCGTTCCTCGCGGGGCCCCGGGCCCTCGCGCCGCTGGGCGAGGAGCTGAGCACCGTGGAGGCCCGTGCCGGGGCCGCCGGGACGGCCCGTGAGCTGGGGGCGGAGCTGGAGGCACTGGGGCGGCTGTCGGGGCAGCTCGACACCCTCTCGGAGCTGCTGTCGTCGCTGCCGGCCGAGGACGCCACGCAGCGCACCGCGGTCGTGGAAACGATCTCGGCGCTGTACGCCCGCGTGAACGGCGCGCGCGCCCGCACCGAGCAGCGCCGCCGCAGCCTGGGCTCGGCCGAGGCGGTGGCGGGCTTCGCCGCGCAGCTGGGGCTGTACGGGCAGGCGGTGACGGGCGCGCTGGCGCTGGCGACCACGCCCGAACGCGCCGACGAGCAGCTCGCGCGGCTGCTGGTCACGCTGGAGGAACTGGAGGGGCAGTTCGGCGAGCACGAGGACTTCCTGCCGGACATCCTCGCGAAGCGCGAGGAGACGCTGGAACTGCTGGGCGCGCACCGGCAGGCGCTGCTCGACGACCGCCAGCGCCGCGCGCAGGCCCTGGCCGACGCCGCCGCGCGCATCCTGGAGGGCCTGGGCCGCCGCACCGAGCGCCTGGGCACGCCCGACGAGCTGAACGCCTTCTTCGCGGGCGATCCGCTGATCCTGAAGCTGCGCGACCTCGCCGGCCGCCTGCGCGACCTGAAGGACAGCGTGAAGGCCGACGACCTCGAGGCCCGCCTGACCGCCGCGCGCGACCAGGCCGTGCGCGCCCAGCGCGACCGCGCCGAGCTGTTCGAGGGCGGCGGCGCGGTGATCCGCCTGGGCCCGCGCCACCGCTTCAGCGTGAACACCCAGCCCCTCGACCTGACGCTGCTGCCGCGCCCGGACGGCCTCGCGGTGCACCTGACCGGCACCGAGTACCTCGAACCCCTGCGCAACCCCGCCCTGGACGGCCAGCGGGCGCTGTGGGGAGCCACGGTGGAGTCCGAGTCGCCGGAGGTGCCGCGCGCCGAGTACCTCGCGGGCGAGCTGCTGCGCGCCGCCGAGACCGGCGAGGGCGGCCTGGGCGTGGACGCCCTGACCCGTGCGAGCGCCGACCCGGCCGCGTGGGCGCGCACCATGCGCGAGTTCGCCGCGCCGCGCTACCGCGAGGGCTACGAGACCGGCATCCACGACCACGACGCCGCGCTGATCCTGCGGGCCCTGCTGCCGCTGCGCCGCGCCGCCGGCCCGCTGGTGTGGCCGCCCCGCGCCCGCGCCCTGGCCGCCTTGTACTGGGCCGACCCGGGAGCCGACCCCGGAGCCGATCACGCCGCGTGGGCCGCGCGGATCGCCAGCGCCCACGCCATGCGCGAGCTGTTCGGCCACGCCTCCGCCCTGGACGACGCCACCGCCGACCTGGGCGCGGCCATCGCGGCCCACGCTGGGGCGCGGGGCCTGCCGCACACGCCCGCCGACGTGCACCACGCCGCCGCGTCCCTGGTGGGCGAGCTGCACGCGCCGCAGCCGGTCATCGGTTTCACGCGCGCCGCCGCCGAGCTGCGCGCGGCGCTGGAGGCCCGCCTGGACGCCGCGGGGCAGCGGGACGGCTTCCGCGCGGCGCTGGCCGGACTGGAGGGCGACCCCGCCGGACGCTGGGCGCTCGTGACGCACTGGCTGGACGCGCTGGCCGCCACGCCCGAGTTCGCGGCCCGCGCGCGCTTCGTGCCGGAGGCCGCCGCGCTGCTGCTGTGCGGCGACGCCCTGCGCCACGAGATCCGCGACGTGACCCTGGACGCCCGCGTGGAGGGCCTGCTGTCCGAACACCCCCGCATCGTGGGCGGCACGCTTGACATGGCCGTGGACGACACCCTGGCCCGCCTGGACGTGCACCGCCGCGAGTTCGTGCCCGCGTTCCGCGCGTTCCACACGGCCCGGCAGGACGTGATCCGCCACGAGCGCGAGGCCCTGCGCCTGGACGAGTTCCGCGCGCGGCCCCTGACGTCGTTCGTGCGCAACCGCCTCATCAACGACGTGTACCTGCCGCTGATCGGCGACAACCTCGCCAAGCAGATGGGCACCGCCGGGGAGGGCAAGCGCAGCGACCTGATGGGCCTGCTGATGCTGATCTCACCGCCCGGCTACGGCAAGACCACCCTGATGGAGTACGTGGCGAACCGCCTGGGCCTCGTCTTCATGAAGATTGGCGGCCCGGCGCTGGGGCACGGGGTGCGCTCGCTCGACCCGGCGCAGGCCCCGGACGCGACCAGCCGGCAGGAACTGGAGAAACTGAACCTCGCGCTGGAGATGGGCAACAACGTCATGCTGTACGTGGACGACATCCAGCACACGCACCCGGAGTTCCTGCAGAAGTTCATCTCCCTGACCGACGGCACCCGCCGCATCGAGGGCGTGTGGCGCGGCGGCACGAAGACCTACGACCTGCGCGGCCGCAAGTTCGCGGTCGTCATGGCCGGCAACCCCTACACCGAGTCCGGCGAGGTCTTCCGCGTGCCGGACATGCTCGCCAACCGCGCCGACATCTACAACCTCGGCGACGTGCTGGGCGGCGTGGAGGACGCGTTCCTGCTCAGCTACATCGAGAACAGCCTGACGAGCAACCCCGTCCTGGCCCCCCTGGCCACCCGCGACCTGAACGACGTGTACACCCTGGTCGACCGCGCGCTGGGCCGCGACACGACCGGCCGCCCCCTGAGCCACACGTACTCCGCCGCCGAGGCCGCCGAACTGATCGCCACCCTGCAGCGCGTGATCCGCGTGCGCGACGTGCTGGCCCGCGTGAACGCCGCGTACATCGCCAGCGCCGCGCAGGCCGACGCGTACCGCACCGAACCGCCCTTCCGCCTGCAGGGCAGCTACCGCAACATGACCAAACTCGCCGAGAAGGTCTCCCCCGTCATGAACGACGCGGAACTCGACCAGCTCATCACCGACCACTACCGCGGCGAGGCGCAGCTCCTCACGACCGGCGCGGAGGAGAACCTGCTCAAGCTGGCCGAACTGCGCGGCACCCTGACCCCCGTGGAGGCCGAGCGCTGGGCGCAGATCCGGGCGGACTACCTGCGCCACCGCCGCATGGGCAGCGCCGACACCGACACCGGGCAGCGCATGGTCGCGCAGCTCGCCGACATCGCCAGCGGCCTCCAGGGCCTCGGCCACGCGCCCGCCGCCCCGCCGCCCGAGGCCCTCGCCGACGCGCTGGGCCACACCCTGGGCCCCGTGCTCGCCGACCTCTCCGGGGCCCTGCACGCCCTCGCGCAGGCCCGGCCCGAACCCACGCCCCTCCCCCCGCCCCCACCCGCACCGCCCAGCGACCTGCCGGACGCCCTGCGCGCCAGCATCGAGCCGCTCGTCGCGTCCATCGCCGCGTCGGCCGGACGGCAGGATCAGGTGAACGCCGCGATCCTGCACCTCGTCGACGCCATCCTCAAACGGCAGACGTACCTCAAGACGCCCACGCCACCCCGCCCCGGCGTGGGCCGCAGCGAGGACTGA
- a CDS encoding HNH endonuclease: MARKRGEDSWYAEPKPPEVCVLCGREAPNLTDHHLVPKSQGRRQGVKLGEIPTVKMCPACQGYLSKTFSNSELANELNTVEAILAREEVQKFVKWVQKQPMTKGVRVH; encoded by the coding sequence ATGGCCCGGAAACGTGGAGAGGACAGCTGGTATGCGGAACCCAAGCCCCCGGAGGTCTGCGTGCTGTGCGGCCGCGAGGCCCCGAACCTCACCGACCACCACCTCGTGCCCAAGTCGCAGGGCCGCCGCCAGGGCGTGAAACTGGGCGAGATTCCCACCGTGAAGATGTGCCCGGCATGCCAGGGCTACCTGAGCAAGACGTTCAGCAATTCAGAACTGGCGAACGAGCTGAACACCGTCGAGGCCATCCTGGCGCGCGAGGAGGTGCAGAAGTTCGTGAAGTGGGTGCAGAAGCAGCCCATGACCAAGGGCGTGCGGGTGCACTGA